The Methanohalophilus portucalensis genome window below encodes:
- the putP gene encoding sodium/proline symporter PutP — translation MEMTSGNQSVAIIIVLYLLFMLTIGFYYYKKTENLSDYILGGRRLNKWVTALSSQASDMSGWLLLGLPGYAYLSGMEAGWIALGLGVGTYLNWKFVAKRLRRYTKEAGDALTLPVYFENRFRDKSKLLRTISALFILIFFLFYTSSGFVAGGKLFSTVFGVEYFTALTIGVLVIISYTFLGGFMAVCWTDFFQGLLMVLAITIVPFAAMNGLGGISSTVDIVRTIDPSLLTPFTGSDGNLISLISVVSLLAWGFGYFGQPHILVRFMAINNPEEIKQSRAIAITWVTISLAFAVIVGLVGRAYVPEFLAGASSETVFMVMVNSLFHPIIAGIMLAAILAAIMSTADSQLLVAASAFTEDIYRLVFKSNATQRELVWMGRITVIGISLLAYYFALDPASSVLDLVAYAWAGFGAAFGPAIIFSLFSRKVTRNAVLGGMISGGVMVILWKQLSGGIFDLYEIVPGFILSSIVILLITRMDREPAAEIQEEFDRVQQSA, via the coding sequence ATGGAAATGACATCAGGAAACCAGAGTGTTGCAATTATAATTGTATTATATTTACTTTTCATGTTGACAATCGGTTTTTATTACTACAAGAAAACCGAAAACCTGTCCGATTATATTCTAGGTGGCAGGCGATTGAACAAATGGGTAACCGCCTTAAGTTCCCAGGCATCGGATATGAGCGGCTGGCTGCTTTTAGGGTTGCCGGGTTATGCATATCTCTCTGGAATGGAAGCAGGATGGATTGCTCTCGGATTGGGAGTCGGAACATATCTTAACTGGAAATTTGTTGCCAAAAGGCTGCGCAGATACACAAAAGAGGCAGGAGATGCCCTGACTCTCCCGGTATATTTTGAAAATCGTTTCAGGGATAAAAGTAAACTTTTAAGAACGATTTCTGCCCTGTTTATCCTTATATTCTTTCTGTTCTATACTTCCTCTGGGTTTGTTGCAGGAGGTAAGCTTTTCAGTACGGTCTTTGGAGTTGAATACTTTACTGCCCTCACAATAGGCGTACTTGTAATTATTTCCTATACTTTCCTGGGCGGATTCATGGCAGTCTGCTGGACTGATTTCTTCCAGGGTTTGCTTATGGTTCTGGCCATCACAATAGTACCCTTTGCAGCAATGAACGGCCTGGGTGGCATCTCATCAACGGTTGATATAGTCAGAACCATTGACCCGAGCCTGCTGACCCCTTTCACCGGTTCTGATGGGAACCTGATTTCCCTGATAAGTGTAGTCTCTTTGCTAGCCTGGGGTTTTGGATATTTTGGCCAGCCCCATATCCTCGTACGTTTCATGGCCATAAATAACCCGGAGGAAATCAAACAGTCCCGGGCAATTGCCATAACCTGGGTCACCATCTCTCTGGCTTTCGCAGTGATTGTCGGTCTTGTGGGAAGGGCTTATGTGCCGGAATTCCTGGCGGGTGCATCAAGTGAAACCGTGTTCATGGTAATGGTAAACAGCCTGTTCCACCCGATAATTGCCGGAATTATGCTGGCAGCCATCCTTGCGGCTATAATGAGTACCGCTGATTCCCAGCTACTTGTGGCAGCATCCGCATTTACAGAGGACATCTACAGACTGGTCTTCAAGTCAAATGCCACCCAGAGAGAACTCGTATGGATGGGGCGTATCACAGTAATCGGAATATCCCTTCTTGCCTATTATTTCGCTCTGGACCCGGCAAGCTCTGTCCTGGACCTGGTGGCTTATGCCTGGGCAGGATTTGGTGCGGCATTCGGCCCAGCCATTATTTTCTCCCTGTTCTCCAGGAAGGTGACAAGAAATGCAGTCCTCGGAGGGATGATCTCAGGCGGTGTAATGGTAATCCTGTGGAAGCAGTTATCTGGAGGGATTTTTGATCTTTATGAGATCGTTCCGGGATTTATCCTTTCCAGCATTGTTATCCTATTGATAACAAGAATGGACCGTGAACCTGCCGCGGAGATACAGGAAGAGTTCGATAGAGTTCAGCAATCGGCCTGA
- a CDS encoding DUF2070 family protein: MADNIDVFKKVIFSIPPMKTVIAAVILSGCLYGVIVNFFLSSVSPLELSVRYIIETILMVFVIPTLIAGEIYHLSFEEYPRKWSYFIALFSECILFIYGMILSAAGPTGIASSWNIFWLAVITVFLISMIVLISTLGYENIKRITIVSLAHPLMIIATYHIFLGREQDITYVTYVEKLGVFFLAGITILLAFLLAEYLISTNVNVSAIKLFSGMMHKKQEILDLGYLVKPDVQTLLLKNKNGESTIAIPWIHPGPLEGFGGGRASTDIINHLNNNSEGFFLHVPSTHKSDPANPGDIKKIIGAFEEPETTDYASKMLKKDYGKLVFYGRKWGNQKIVYMEAEEYGDYEIPVFTEILDLNKVVIIDLHNHERNKEPKEQLIYGTVEAEHFRNCLKDFLDELEKCELHDYRAGFATEVAGTPKFALVEEVDGQRILVFGTEGNGISSEMMDVALEYENYFDDIIMFTTDTHSSIHSMIADRHVDPKSLENVIESARQNVSKASAGFMNKKAEPMKLLKDDYLGLAYSINILARLIPLTLFLLYIALILWIL; this comes from the coding sequence ATGGCTGACAATATCGATGTATTCAAGAAAGTGATATTCAGCATCCCACCAATGAAAACGGTGATTGCTGCTGTAATACTATCAGGTTGCCTGTATGGAGTAATCGTTAATTTTTTCCTATCATCTGTATCTCCGCTAGAATTGAGTGTTCGTTATATTATAGAAACAATATTGATGGTTTTCGTAATCCCGACACTTATTGCGGGTGAGATTTACCATTTGTCATTTGAGGAGTATCCCCGTAAATGGAGTTACTTCATAGCCCTATTTAGCGAATGTATCCTGTTTATATATGGTATGATCCTGAGTGCCGCCGGGCCAACAGGAATTGCAAGCAGCTGGAACATATTCTGGCTTGCGGTTATTACGGTATTCCTGATCAGCATGATCGTATTGATATCAACGCTGGGGTACGAAAATATTAAAAGAATCACTATAGTAAGCCTAGCACATCCACTTATGATAATTGCAACCTACCACATTTTCCTAGGCCGGGAACAGGATATAACTTATGTGACTTACGTGGAAAAATTAGGCGTTTTCTTCCTGGCAGGTATAACAATCCTGCTGGCTTTTTTACTTGCAGAATACCTGATAAGTACCAATGTGAATGTTTCAGCTATTAAATTGTTCTCCGGAATGATGCATAAAAAACAGGAAATTCTGGACCTGGGTTATTTAGTAAAACCAGATGTACAGACCTTACTGCTGAAAAATAAAAATGGGGAATCCACTATTGCAATTCCCTGGATACATCCCGGCCCACTCGAAGGATTCGGCGGAGGCAGGGCATCCACAGACATAATCAATCACCTGAATAATAACAGTGAAGGGTTTTTCCTGCATGTCCCATCCACCCATAAATCCGATCCTGCAAATCCCGGGGACATTAAAAAAATAATAGGGGCATTCGAAGAGCCCGAAACAACTGATTATGCTTCAAAAATGTTAAAAAAGGATTATGGAAAACTGGTATTTTACGGGAGAAAATGGGGAAACCAGAAGATAGTATACATGGAAGCTGAAGAATATGGAGATTACGAGATACCCGTATTTACAGAAATCCTGGACCTCAATAAAGTAGTGATAATAGACCTTCACAACCATGAACGTAATAAGGAACCTAAAGAGCAGCTCATTTATGGCACTGTGGAAGCCGAGCATTTCAGAAATTGCCTAAAAGATTTTCTCGACGAACTTGAAAAGTGCGAACTACATGATTACCGTGCAGGTTTTGCCACCGAAGTTGCAGGTACACCTAAATTTGCCCTTGTTGAAGAAGTTGATGGCCAGAGAATACTTGTCTTTGGCACCGAAGGCAATGGAATATCCTCCGAAATGATGGATGTAGCCCTTGAATATGAAAACTACTTTGATGACATCATAATGTTTACAACCGATACACATAGCAGCATACATAGCATGATTGCGGACAGGCACGTAGACCCTAAAAGCCTGGAAAATGTCATTGAAAGTGCCCGCCAAAATGTATCAAAGGCAAGCGCAGGTTTTATGAACAAAAAGGCTGAACCCATGAAATTACTAAAGGATGATTACCTGGGATTGGCTTACAGTATCAACATACTTGCACGATTGATTCCCCTCACTCTTTTTTTACTCTACATAGCATTGATATTGTGGATATTGTGA